A section of the Halopiger aswanensis genome encodes:
- a CDS encoding ATP-binding protein: MGVPGPAPDVTLEDVRNVVAESEQPGAPITAGEVADRLTCSTRAARATLRELTESGEFRTKQIDGTRVWWRPAERSTDDPNERNERNERADRDVSPGLEESDRQREDDRPLAERILETVPVGIGVVAADGTIVQGNERLFERLPCPDGSCEPDDVDGWTLYDADGEPISSDDRPWERVFDTGEPVADYECQVERADGERRWRSITATPIAGEGGDDLVVLSIDDITDRKERERQLRREHDQTEKLLETAPIAIAVQTADRETIRANQRAQEAFGLSEEEFRDNPVDTGDWKIYDEDGTLLDSSETTSARAMKTGEPVLDEELVFEPPDGDRLHFRVNTAPVYGPDGDLERIVTAAKDITELKARERQLEQRKAELETELSEILGRISDAFYALDEEWRYTHLNEQAVAILDRSREDLLGRPVWETIPDAVEPFFREQYQTAMETQEPVSFEIEAATFDAWLEFAVYPSESGLSVYFRDISERKAYEQQLEASNERLEQFAYAASHDLQEPLRMVTSYLQLLERRYADDLDDDAEEFIDFAVDGAERMREMIDGLLEYSRVETQGDPLEPVDLNDLLADVREDLRVRIEESDADIEAEDLPRVDGDASQLRQVFQNLLTNAIQYSGDDPPRVRVSAERAGDRWEVSVRDEGVGIDPDDQDRIFEVFQRLHSREDHPGTGIGLSLCRRIVERHGGEIRVDSEPDEGTTFSFTLPAVGTGAAGDD; the protein is encoded by the coding sequence ATGGGAGTTCCCGGTCCCGCTCCGGACGTCACGCTCGAGGACGTCCGGAACGTCGTCGCCGAGTCCGAGCAGCCCGGCGCGCCGATCACGGCCGGGGAAGTCGCCGACCGACTGACGTGTAGCACTCGTGCGGCCCGGGCCACGCTGCGCGAACTGACCGAGAGCGGCGAGTTTCGAACGAAGCAGATCGACGGGACCCGCGTCTGGTGGCGGCCGGCGGAACGGTCGACTGACGACCCGAACGAGCGGAACGAGCGAAACGAGCGAGCAGACCGAGACGTATCTCCGGGACTCGAGGAGTCCGACCGGCAACGCGAGGACGACCGGCCGCTCGCCGAACGCATCCTCGAGACCGTGCCGGTCGGGATCGGCGTCGTCGCGGCCGACGGGACGATCGTGCAAGGGAACGAACGACTGTTCGAGCGGCTCCCGTGTCCGGACGGCAGCTGCGAACCCGACGACGTCGACGGCTGGACGCTCTACGACGCCGACGGCGAACCGATCTCGAGCGACGACCGACCGTGGGAACGGGTCTTCGACACCGGCGAGCCCGTCGCCGACTACGAGTGTCAGGTCGAACGCGCGGACGGCGAGCGGCGCTGGCGGTCGATCACCGCTACGCCGATCGCGGGCGAAGGCGGGGACGACCTCGTCGTGCTTTCGATCGACGACATCACCGACCGGAAAGAACGCGAACGGCAACTCCGTCGGGAACACGACCAGACCGAGAAGCTCCTCGAGACGGCGCCGATCGCGATCGCCGTCCAGACCGCCGACCGGGAGACGATCCGCGCGAACCAACGCGCCCAGGAGGCCTTTGGCCTCTCCGAGGAAGAGTTCCGCGACAACCCCGTCGATACCGGCGACTGGAAGATCTACGACGAGGACGGAACCCTCCTCGACTCGAGCGAGACGACCTCCGCACGCGCGATGAAGACCGGCGAACCGGTCCTGGACGAGGAGCTGGTCTTCGAACCGCCCGACGGCGACCGCCTGCACTTCCGCGTGAATACGGCGCCGGTCTACGGCCCCGACGGCGACCTCGAGCGGATCGTCACCGCGGCGAAGGATATTACCGAACTCAAGGCCCGGGAACGCCAACTCGAGCAGCGGAAGGCGGAACTCGAGACGGAGTTGAGCGAGATCCTCGGGCGCATCTCGGACGCGTTCTACGCGCTCGACGAGGAGTGGCGGTACACCCACTTAAACGAGCAGGCGGTCGCAATTTTAGACCGCTCGCGGGAGGACCTGCTCGGCCGGCCCGTCTGGGAGACGATTCCCGACGCGGTGGAGCCGTTCTTCCGAGAGCAGTATCAGACGGCGATGGAAACCCAAGAGCCGGTTAGCTTCGAAATCGAAGCCGCGACGTTCGACGCCTGGCTGGAGTTTGCCGTCTACCCCTCCGAGTCGGGCCTGTCGGTCTACTTTCGGGATATCAGCGAACGCAAGGCCTACGAGCAGCAACTCGAGGCCTCGAACGAGCGCTTAGAGCAGTTCGCCTACGCAGCCTCCCACGACTTACAGGAGCCCCTGCGGATGGTCACGAGCTACCTGCAACTCCTCGAGCGCCGCTATGCGGACGACCTCGACGACGACGCCGAGGAGTTCATCGACTTCGCCGTCGACGGCGCCGAGCGCATGCGCGAGATGATCGACGGCCTCCTCGAGTACTCGCGGGTCGAAACGCAGGGCGATCCGCTCGAGCCGGTCGATCTGAACGACCTGCTGGCGGACGTCCGCGAGGACCTCCGGGTCCGGATCGAGGAGAGCGACGCCGACATCGAAGCCGAGGACCTCCCGCGCGTCGACGGCGACGCCAGCCAGTTACGGCAGGTGTTCCAGAACCTGCTCACCAACGCGATCCAGTACAGCGGCGACGACCCGCCGCGGGTACGGGTCAGCGCCGAGCGAGCGGGAGACAGGTGGGAAGTCTCGGTCCGCGACGAGGGGGTCGGGATCGATCCCGACGATCAGGACCGCATCTTCGAGGTCTTCCAGCGACTTCACAGCCGCGAGGACCATCCCGGGACCGGTATCGGCCTCTCGCTCTGTCGGCGCATCGTCGAACGCCACGGCGGCGAGATTCGGGTCGACTCCGAACCCGACGAGGGAACGACGTTCTCGTTCACGCTCCCGGCGGTCGGGACGGGTGCCGCCGGCGACGACTGA
- a CDS encoding ribonuclease HI family protein, which translates to MTDDRLPSEHLSPLAALVDEVLAGVGYEVAAATDAIDDAVPGYGGLFDPATDSAELRRALERLLDSGLARPSVPEPTGDSFVLYVDGSSRGNPGPAGAGAVIVDAAGDELARLGRPVGSRTGNNTAEYVALQLGLAELLTRYEPRTLEVRIDSMTVIRDVWGGEEPTESGVDTYSEAVAAALSSVPDHRYTHLTDSDPNPADALATVGADIAAFGPG; encoded by the coding sequence GTGACCGACGACCGACTCCCGTCCGAACACCTCTCGCCGCTCGCCGCGCTCGTCGACGAGGTACTCGCGGGCGTCGGCTACGAGGTGGCGGCCGCCACCGACGCCATCGACGACGCGGTCCCCGGCTACGGCGGCCTGTTCGATCCCGCGACCGACTCGGCCGAGTTGCGCCGCGCGCTCGAGCGCCTGCTGGACTCGGGGCTCGCCCGCCCGTCCGTCCCCGAGCCGACGGGCGACAGCTTCGTCCTCTACGTCGACGGCAGTTCGCGCGGTAACCCCGGTCCCGCGGGTGCCGGCGCCGTCATCGTGGACGCTGCGGGGGACGAACTCGCCCGCCTCGGTCGACCCGTCGGCTCCCGAACGGGGAACAACACCGCCGAGTACGTCGCCCTCCAGCTCGGACTCGCCGAGCTGTTGACTCGCTACGAGCCGCGAACGCTCGAGGTGCGTATCGACTCGATGACGGTCATCCGGGACGTCTGGGGTGGCGAGGAGCCGACCGAGTCGGGCGTCGACACGTACAGCGAGGCCGTTGCGGCGGCGCTCTCGAGCGTTCCGGACCACCGGTACACGCATTTGACCGACAGCGACCCGAATCCCGCGGACGCGCTGGCGACGGTAGGCGCCGATATCGCGGCCTTCGGTCCCGGATAG
- a CDS encoding valine--tRNA ligase, giving the protein MSATSIHRATTGITNGRRYVSSDDESTPGTGGESMSMDAQQDDTEADASDEEPTLEGSYDPEAVEERWQQRWVDEEVYAYESDPERDPNTLYAIDTPPPTVSGSLHMGHLYGSTLQDFAARFQRMADGDVLFPFGYDDNGIASERLTERELDIRHQDYERREFQELCREVCQEYEAEFTEQMQSLGTSIDWTSTYKTIEPRVQRISQLSFLDLYEKGREYRKKAPAIWCPECETAISQVEMEDDERGSHFNDIAFELVGDDAPRDEFVISTTRPELIPACVSVFVHPDDEENQDLVGETARIPIFGHEVPIIADDRVDMEKGSGIVMCCTFGDQKDIEWYQAHDLPLRVAIDESATMTDLAGDYEGMSTEEAREAIVEDLDEEGYLRDRWEISHTVQVHERCETPVEFRVSKQWYVELLDHKEEYLEAGREMDWYPEKMFTRYKHWIEGLEWDWLISRQRDSGIPFPVWYCADCDHEIMAAREDLPVDPLSDEPPVDACPECGHDEFVPEDDVFDTWATSSLTPLINAGWDWDAEAEEFTMDKPELYPFDLRPQGHDIISFWLFHTVVKCYEHTGEVPFDATMINGHVLDENREKMSKSKGNVVDPDDVLADYPVDAVRFWAASAAVGDDFPYQEKDLRAGEKLLRKLWNASKLTDTLAPREPEEPEALEPIDRWLLAELDDAIEELTAQLEEYEFAKARDRLRTFFWNTFCDDYLEIAKGREDNPSTQYALRTAHRTFLELWAPFLPHATEEIWQAVYSDDPDDLEDNSIHVRDWPEPQGYEADLEAGETAMEVISALRRYKSEHQLPLNADLESVAVYGPIEGFEDAIQNVMHVQELTVLDAEPEVTTEVASIDLDYSTLGPKFGSKVGEIDSGIESGDYEIDDEAGVLRVAGEELEADLFEVEYERTYSGDGEMIETESAVVILED; this is encoded by the coding sequence TTGTCGGCGACCAGCATTCACCGAGCAACGACTGGTATCACCAATGGACGACGCTACGTTTCATCGGACGACGAATCGACGCCCGGCACGGGCGGTGAGAGCATGAGTATGGACGCACAACAGGACGACACCGAAGCCGACGCGAGCGACGAGGAACCGACCCTCGAGGGCTCCTACGACCCCGAAGCGGTCGAAGAGCGCTGGCAACAGCGCTGGGTCGACGAGGAGGTCTACGCCTACGAGAGCGACCCCGAACGGGATCCCAACACCCTCTACGCGATCGACACGCCGCCGCCGACGGTGTCGGGGAGCCTACACATGGGCCACCTCTACGGCTCGACGCTGCAGGACTTCGCCGCGCGATTCCAGCGAATGGCCGACGGCGACGTTCTCTTTCCCTTCGGCTACGACGACAACGGGATCGCCTCCGAACGGCTGACCGAGCGCGAACTGGACATCCGCCATCAGGACTACGAACGGCGGGAGTTTCAGGAACTCTGCCGGGAGGTCTGTCAGGAGTACGAGGCCGAGTTCACCGAACAGATGCAGTCGCTCGGCACCTCGATCGACTGGACGAGCACCTACAAGACGATCGAACCGCGCGTCCAGCGCATCTCCCAGCTTTCCTTCCTCGACCTCTACGAGAAGGGACGGGAGTACCGCAAGAAAGCCCCCGCGATCTGGTGTCCCGAGTGTGAGACCGCGATTTCGCAGGTCGAGATGGAGGACGACGAACGGGGCTCGCACTTCAACGACATCGCGTTCGAACTGGTCGGCGACGACGCGCCGCGCGACGAGTTCGTTATCTCCACGACCCGACCCGAACTGATCCCCGCCTGCGTTTCCGTCTTCGTCCACCCCGACGACGAGGAGAACCAGGATCTGGTCGGCGAGACCGCCCGCATCCCGATCTTCGGCCACGAGGTGCCGATCATCGCCGACGACCGCGTGGACATGGAGAAGGGCAGCGGGATCGTCATGTGCTGTACCTTCGGCGACCAGAAGGACATCGAGTGGTACCAGGCCCACGACCTGCCGCTGCGCGTGGCGATCGACGAGTCCGCGACGATGACCGACCTCGCCGGCGACTACGAGGGCATGTCCACCGAGGAAGCCCGCGAGGCCATCGTCGAGGACTTAGACGAGGAAGGCTACCTCCGCGACCGCTGGGAAATCTCCCACACCGTCCAGGTCCACGAGCGCTGCGAGACGCCCGTCGAGTTCCGCGTCTCCAAGCAGTGGTACGTCGAACTCCTCGATCACAAGGAGGAGTACCTCGAGGCCGGCCGGGAGATGGACTGGTACCCGGAGAAGATGTTTACCCGGTACAAACACTGGATCGAGGGCCTCGAGTGGGACTGGCTGATCTCCCGCCAGCGCGACTCGGGGATCCCGTTCCCGGTCTGGTACTGCGCGGACTGCGACCACGAGATCATGGCCGCGCGCGAAGACCTGCCGGTCGATCCGCTCAGCGACGAGCCGCCGGTCGACGCCTGTCCCGAGTGCGGCCACGACGAGTTCGTCCCCGAGGACGACGTCTTCGACACGTGGGCGACCTCCTCGCTGACCCCCCTCATCAACGCCGGCTGGGACTGGGATGCGGAGGCCGAGGAGTTCACGATGGACAAGCCGGAGCTGTATCCCTTCGACCTGCGCCCGCAGGGCCACGACATCATCTCGTTCTGGCTGTTCCACACCGTCGTCAAGTGCTACGAGCACACCGGCGAGGTGCCCTTCGACGCGACGATGATCAACGGCCACGTGTTAGACGAGAACCGCGAGAAGATGTCCAAATCGAAGGGCAACGTCGTCGACCCCGACGACGTGCTCGCGGACTACCCCGTCGACGCGGTCCGCTTCTGGGCCGCAAGCGCCGCGGTCGGCGACGACTTCCCCTACCAGGAGAAGGACCTCCGCGCCGGCGAGAAGCTCCTGCGCAAGCTCTGGAACGCCTCGAAGCTCACCGATACCCTCGCGCCGCGCGAGCCCGAGGAGCCCGAGGCGCTCGAGCCGATCGACCGCTGGCTCCTCGCCGAACTCGACGACGCCATCGAGGAGTTGACCGCCCAGCTCGAGGAGTACGAGTTCGCGAAGGCCCGCGACCGCCTGCGCACGTTCTTCTGGAACACCTTCTGCGACGATTACCTCGAGATCGCGAAGGGGCGCGAGGACAACCCCTCGACGCAGTACGCGCTGCGGACGGCCCACCGTACGTTCCTCGAGCTGTGGGCGCCGTTCCTGCCCCACGCGACCGAGGAGATCTGGCAGGCCGTCTACAGCGACGACCCGGATGACCTCGAGGACAACAGCATCCACGTCCGCGACTGGCCCGAGCCGCAGGGGTACGAGGCCGACCTCGAGGCCGGCGAGACCGCGATGGAGGTCATCTCCGCGCTCCGGCGGTACAAGAGCGAGCACCAGCTGCCGCTGAACGCCGACCTCGAGTCGGTTGCCGTGTACGGCCCGATCGAGGGCTTCGAGGACGCGATCCAGAACGTGATGCACGTCCAGGAGCTGACCGTGCTCGATGCGGAGCCCGAAGTGACGACCGAAGTCGCTTCGATCGACCTCGACTACTCGACGCTCGGACCGAAGTTCGGCTCGAAGGTCGGCGAGATCGATTCGGGCATCGAGAGCGGGGATTACGAAATCGACGACGAGGCGGGCGTCCTCCGCGTCGCCGGCGAAGAACTCGAGGCCGACCTCTTCGAGGTCGAGTACGAGCGCACCTACTCCGGTGACGGCGAGATGATCGAGACCGAGTCGGCGGTCGTCATCCTCGAGGACTGA
- a CDS encoding efflux RND transporter permease subunit has protein sequence MTERDPDRERRPSGALADRYAATVVSHGRLVVVLVLLLTAVVAAGAAIGESEDGEIGQFETDSPEQAALEEIEATYGTDDAVVAQLVVRDEGGDVLTRESLLEGLRLQREFRDDPESNATLDERGFVGLENVVGTAAVFEDRAAGADGPPERSEPTLEEQIAALESRSDDEVEELLADVLDPDADGDGATAGPDGERDPYEFLPADYEPGDTSADARITFLFQVDDGGPEEDPQAAYDAQVELADRVDERFDDAFVFGQGITDAASSSAVGDSFAIITPVALVLVLGVLAFTYRDIVDIVIALVGIGVVMAWLAGVQGWLEIPSSQLLIAVPFLLIGLSIDYALHVVMRYREARAGDLERSATTERTVTAGANGGSGPISPRTGMTLGLAGVILALFAATVSTAVGFLSNVVSPLGAVRDFAVLSGAGILATFVAFAVLVPALKAEVDDVLETRFGRDRAKRPFGAGSGGANRVLSRAVAIPRRAPLAVVLVALVLAAGGAYGATGIDTEFNQADFLPEDAPEWAKSLPGPLAPDTYTISDDAAYLGDNFAERGEGSRAQILIRGDVTDPAALAAMDEAGGAVDSDGTIVIRPDGAAAIEGPPSVVRELASENASVAAAVDERDTTGDGLPNEDVAGIYNLLFDVDPDRADDVLYPVDSGDGSGGTRYESARLLVSVQGDAAAQSVADDTRAVATEVERAADGGSITAIATGGPVTTAVVQDALLETLVEAFAITLVVILVFLTGLYWVRHRSFSLGAVTLAPVVAALAWLLGTMALLDLPFNSETAVITSLAIGLGVDYSIHVGERFVAERNERESLEDALAATVTGTGGALLGSAATTAAGFGVLSLALAPPLQRFGLVTGLSIVFAFVACLTVLPCLLVLRERVLERVG, from the coding sequence GTGACCGAACGCGATCCCGACCGCGAGCGACGACCGAGCGGCGCTCTCGCCGACCGATACGCAGCGACCGTCGTCTCGCACGGGCGGCTGGTCGTCGTCCTCGTCCTGTTGCTCACCGCGGTCGTCGCGGCGGGTGCGGCGATCGGCGAGTCCGAGGACGGCGAAATCGGCCAGTTCGAAACCGACTCGCCGGAGCAGGCGGCCCTCGAGGAGATCGAGGCGACCTACGGGACCGACGACGCGGTCGTCGCCCAACTGGTCGTCCGCGACGAGGGCGGGGACGTGCTCACGCGGGAGTCGCTGCTCGAGGGGCTGCGGCTCCAGCGGGAGTTCCGCGATGATCCCGAGTCGAACGCCACGCTGGACGAGCGGGGGTTCGTCGGCCTCGAGAACGTCGTCGGGACCGCCGCCGTCTTCGAGGACCGCGCGGCCGGGGCGGACGGCCCGCCGGAGCGGAGCGAGCCGACCCTCGAGGAACAGATCGCGGCGCTCGAGTCGCGCTCGGACGACGAGGTCGAGGAGCTACTCGCGGACGTTCTCGACCCAGATGCTGACGGGGACGGCGCCACCGCAGGACCGGACGGCGAGCGTGACCCCTACGAGTTCCTCCCGGCCGATTACGAACCGGGCGACACGTCGGCCGACGCGCGGATTACCTTCCTTTTTCAGGTCGACGACGGCGGCCCCGAGGAGGACCCGCAGGCCGCCTACGACGCGCAGGTAGAACTCGCCGATCGGGTCGACGAGCGCTTCGACGACGCGTTCGTCTTCGGTCAGGGGATCACCGACGCGGCGTCCTCGAGCGCCGTCGGCGACAGTTTCGCGATCATCACGCCCGTCGCGCTCGTGCTCGTGCTCGGCGTTCTCGCGTTCACCTACCGGGATATCGTCGATATCGTGATCGCGCTCGTCGGGATCGGCGTCGTCATGGCGTGGCTCGCCGGCGTGCAGGGCTGGCTCGAGATCCCCTCGAGCCAGTTGTTGATCGCCGTCCCCTTCCTGCTGATCGGATTGAGCATCGACTACGCGCTCCACGTGGTCATGCGGTACCGGGAGGCCAGAGCCGGCGACCTCGAGCGGAGCGCGACGACGGAGCGAACGGTAACTGCGGGCGCGAACGGCGGTTCGGGGCCGATCAGCCCGCGTACCGGGATGACGCTCGGGCTCGCGGGCGTCATCCTCGCGCTGTTCGCCGCCACGGTCTCGACGGCCGTCGGGTTCCTCTCGAACGTCGTCAGTCCGTTGGGCGCGGTGCGGGACTTCGCCGTCCTCAGCGGCGCGGGCATCCTCGCGACGTTCGTCGCGTTCGCCGTCCTGGTGCCGGCGCTCAAAGCCGAGGTCGACGACGTGCTCGAGACGCGGTTCGGCCGCGATCGAGCGAAGCGGCCGTTCGGGGCGGGATCGGGCGGGGCCAACCGCGTCCTCTCGCGAGCGGTCGCGATCCCCCGACGAGCTCCGCTGGCGGTCGTCCTCGTCGCGCTCGTCCTCGCCGCCGGGGGCGCCTACGGCGCGACGGGGATCGACACTGAGTTCAATCAGGCCGATTTCCTCCCCGAGGACGCGCCCGAGTGGGCCAAGTCCCTGCCCGGCCCGCTGGCGCCCGACACGTACACGATCAGCGACGACGCGGCGTACCTCGGGGACAACTTCGCCGAGCGCGGGGAGGGCAGTCGAGCGCAGATTCTGATACGCGGGGACGTCACGGATCCCGCAGCACTCGCCGCGATGGACGAGGCCGGGGGCGCAGTCGATTCGGACGGGACGATCGTCATCCGCCCGGACGGCGCAGCCGCGATCGAGGGCCCGCCGTCAGTCGTCCGCGAGCTCGCGAGCGAGAACGCGTCCGTCGCGGCCGCGGTCGACGAACGCGATACGACCGGCGACGGGCTCCCGAACGAGGACGTCGCCGGCATCTACAACCTGCTGTTCGACGTCGACCCCGATCGGGCGGATGACGTCCTCTACCCGGTCGATTCGGGCGACGGATCGGGCGGGACTCGATACGAGTCCGCACGGCTCCTCGTGAGCGTGCAGGGCGACGCGGCCGCCCAGTCGGTCGCCGACGACACCCGCGCGGTAGCGACCGAGGTCGAACGCGCCGCGGACGGGGGCTCGATCACGGCCATCGCGACCGGCGGCCCGGTGACGACGGCGGTGGTACAGGACGCGCTCCTCGAGACGCTCGTCGAGGCCTTCGCGATCACGCTGGTCGTCATCCTCGTCTTCCTGACGGGGCTGTACTGGGTCCGCCACCGCTCGTTCTCGCTGGGCGCGGTCACGCTCGCGCCGGTCGTCGCCGCGCTCGCGTGGCTGCTCGGGACGATGGCGCTGCTCGACCTGCCGTTCAACAGCGAGACGGCCGTCATCACGAGCCTCGCGATCGGACTCGGCGTCGACTACAGCATCCACGTCGGCGAGCGGTTCGTCGCGGAGCGAAACGAGCGAGAATCGCTCGAGGACGCGCTGGCCGCGACGGTCACCGGGACCGGCGGCGCGCTGTTGGGAAGCGCCGCGACGACGGCCGCCGGATTCGGCGTCCTCAGTCTGGCGCTTGCACCCCCGCTGCAGCGGTTCGGACTGGTCACGGGACTGAGCATCGTCTTCGCGTTCGTCGCCTGCCTCACCGTGCTGCCGTGCCTGCTCGTTCTCCGGGAACGGGTCCTCGAGCGGGTCGGCTGA
- a CDS encoding HFX_2341 family transcriptional regulator produces MQTHIVPVGFDYDRLIAPLVRDQIDVERVILLEGAVGSEANVEYSRRLSEKLETDFQNLLGASTERFVLEDVYDYDEAFEQAYGLITAELDRGNEVWVNIAAMPRTVSFAFATAANSLMVEREDDREQIHTYYTAPEKYLETELAEELREQIELLEDLEAAGAGGDTGNGDAVADERIATRLESARDLLSEFDERGTTIGAKEIDGSHIVELPVASFSNVKPFEELILYKLGEDGEFDSVSELAESLARELNEEYTDSFRSKVIYNVDRLGPGGKGYIEREEHGKSYRTRLSRIGELWVRAHSDNDSQER; encoded by the coding sequence ATGCAAACCCACATCGTCCCGGTCGGCTTCGACTACGACCGGCTGATCGCGCCGCTGGTGCGCGATCAGATCGACGTCGAGCGCGTCATCTTGCTGGAGGGCGCCGTCGGGAGCGAGGCCAACGTGGAGTACTCCCGGCGGCTCTCGGAGAAACTCGAGACGGACTTCCAGAACCTGCTGGGCGCGAGCACCGAGCGGTTCGTCTTGGAGGACGTCTACGACTACGACGAGGCATTCGAGCAGGCCTACGGCCTCATCACCGCCGAACTCGATCGCGGCAACGAGGTCTGGGTCAACATCGCCGCGATGCCCCGCACCGTCAGCTTCGCGTTCGCGACCGCCGCGAACTCGCTGATGGTCGAGCGCGAGGACGACCGCGAGCAGATCCACACCTACTACACCGCCCCCGAGAAGTACCTCGAGACGGAACTCGCCGAGGAACTGCGCGAGCAGATCGAGTTGCTCGAGGATCTCGAGGCGGCCGGCGCGGGTGGGGACACGGGGAACGGCGATGCGGTCGCGGACGAGCGCATCGCAACCCGGCTCGAGAGCGCCCGAGACCTCCTCTCGGAGTTCGACGAGCGCGGGACGACCATCGGCGCGAAGGAGATCGACGGCAGCCACATCGTCGAACTGCCGGTCGCCTCCTTCTCGAACGTCAAACCCTTCGAGGAGCTCATCCTCTACAAACTCGGCGAGGACGGGGAGTTCGACTCCGTCTCCGAACTGGCCGAGTCGCTCGCGCGGGAACTCAACGAGGAGTACACCGACAGCTTCCGCTCGAAGGTGATCTACAACGTCGACCGCCTCGGCCCCGGCGGAAAGGGCTACATCGAGCGCGAGGAACACGGGAAATCCTACCGAACGCGGCTCTCCCGGATCGGCGAGCTGTGGGTTCGTGCCCACTCCGATAACGACTCGCAGGAGCGGTAA
- the rtcA gene encoding RNA 3'-terminal phosphate cyclase — translation MTAIDADRELDGSSAGGQFLRTALDLAALKNETVRLEHVRGDRSTPGLRHQHLAVLETMAEICDADVSGSELGAETVAFDPELADGDSRATGTATPQLEGGEYAVDIGTAGSVTLLFDSLLPLATILESPLRVTATGGTDVKWSPPLDYFRHVKLPLLRRYGLTAACEVERRGFYPDGGGRTTLHLAPSTIEPIELAERGSLEDVRIYSTESESLADRDVAFRQVEGALERLGVEEREGESGSDLEIAERCETTAASPSPGSALVVRIDHGTGVAGFTALGERGKPAERVGEDAADAANRFLEREDAAPVDRHMADQLLVFLAIAGGRVRVPEVTDHVAASCELLEDFGAAIEIEGEDGDRGETDDARPATVTAEPSIGSSASR, via the coding sequence ATGACGGCTATCGACGCCGACCGCGAACTCGACGGCTCGAGTGCTGGCGGGCAGTTCCTCCGCACGGCGCTGGACCTCGCAGCCCTGAAAAACGAGACCGTCCGCCTCGAGCACGTCCGCGGGGATCGGTCGACGCCCGGCCTTCGGCACCAGCATTTGGCGGTGCTCGAGACGATGGCCGAGATCTGCGACGCCGACGTTTCGGGTTCGGAACTCGGCGCGGAGACCGTCGCGTTCGATCCGGAACTCGCCGACGGCGACTCGAGGGCGACCGGGACCGCGACCCCGCAACTCGAGGGCGGCGAGTACGCCGTCGACATCGGCACCGCCGGCAGCGTGACGCTGCTGTTCGACTCCCTGCTGCCGCTCGCGACGATCCTCGAGTCGCCGCTTCGGGTGACGGCAACCGGCGGGACCGACGTGAAGTGGTCCCCGCCGCTGGACTACTTCAGACACGTTAAACTCCCGCTGCTGCGCCGGTACGGACTCACGGCCGCCTGCGAGGTCGAACGTCGCGGGTTCTACCCCGACGGCGGCGGGCGGACGACGCTACACCTCGCCCCTTCCACGATCGAGCCGATCGAACTCGCCGAGCGCGGGTCGCTCGAGGACGTGCGAATCTATTCGACTGAATCCGAATCGCTGGCCGACAGAGACGTCGCATTTCGGCAGGTCGAGGGGGCGCTCGAACGGCTCGGGGTCGAGGAACGCGAAGGCGAGAGCGGCAGCGATCTCGAAATCGCAGAGCGGTGCGAAACCACCGCAGCGAGCCCCAGTCCCGGCTCGGCGCTCGTCGTACGGATCGACCACGGCACCGGCGTCGCGGGCTTCACCGCGCTAGGCGAGCGCGGCAAGCCCGCCGAGCGCGTCGGCGAAGACGCCGCTGACGCCGCGAACCGCTTCCTCGAGCGCGAGGACGCGGCGCCGGTCGACCGACACATGGCCGACCAGTTGCTCGTCTTCCTCGCTATCGCGGGGGGACGCGTCCGCGTGCCTGAAGTAACCGATCACGTCGCGGCGAGTTGCGAGTTGCTCGAGGACTTCGGCGCGGCGATCGAGATCGAGGGCGAGGACGGCGACCGCGGCGAGACCGACGACGCCCGCCCCGCGACGGTGACCGCCGAGCCCTCGATCGGCTCGAGTGCGAGCCGCTAA